Proteins encoded in a region of the Vicia villosa cultivar HV-30 ecotype Madison, WI linkage group LG5, Vvil1.0, whole genome shotgun sequence genome:
- the LOC131604409 gene encoding uncharacterized protein LOC131604409, translated as MITWVVFPREFLRKYFLIDVWRKKGMEFLALKQGNSIVTEYAAKFVELVKFYPHYSEEIDKFSKCIKFESGLRSEIKRAIGYQQIRRFMDLVNSYRVYKEDNISHSTHYNSMNEKGEKSHHDRKKPYDAPSDKGK; from the coding sequence ATGATTACTTGGGTTGTGTTCCCAAGGGAGTTCCTGAGGAAGTATTTTCTCATAGATGTCTGGCGAAAGAAAGGGATGGAGTTCCTTGCGCTGAAACAAGGGAATTCAATTGTCactgagtatgctgctaagtttgtggAGCTTGTGAAGTTTTATCCACACTACAGCGAGGAGATAGATAAGTTTtcaaagtgtatcaagtttgagagtgGGCTGCGTTCGGAGATCAAACGGGCGATTGGGTATCAGCAGATCCGTAGGTTTATGGATTTAGTGAATAGCTATCGGGTTTATAAAGAGGACAACATTTCTCATTCAACTCATTACAACAGTATGAACGAGAAGGGAGAGAAATCGCATCATGATCGTAAGAAGCCTTATGATGCCCCAAGTGATAAAGGGAAATAG
- the LOC131606420 gene encoding uncharacterized protein LOC131606420 — protein MSDWSSENAKNAYLQTVKMAKSSKEPDVAEFISAIAAGNNAKLMVVACASITDSVMLALTAAAQQTHGRVVCISRDQNEMQESRKALGVDKDCVEFVVGDAKILLLNAYKGADFVLVDCDMSNAREVFLAAFKGANKDGALVVGYNVRHRALRWRQLRATYLPIGEGLLVTKIDLNMKKDNDISVQRNKKSHWVVQVDSCTGEEHIFKVTSPCKKVDIEV, from the exons ATGTCTGATTGGTCATCTGAAAATGCCAAGAATGCTTATCTTCAAACTGTCAAAATG gccAAAAGTAGCAAAGAACCCGATGTAGCCGAGTTCATATCAGCTATTGCGGCCGGAAATAATGCAAAACTCATGGTTGTAGCCTGCGCGAGCATAACAGACTCTGTCATGCTCGCACTGACTGCAGCCGCTCAACAAACACACGGCCGTGTGGTGTGCATCTCACGCGACCAAAATGAAATGCAAGAATCCAGAAAAGCTCTAGGAGTTGATAAAGATTGTGTTGAGTTTGTTGTAGGAGATGCTAAAATCCTTCTCTTAAATGCTTACAAAGGAGCTGATTTTGTTCTTGTAGATTGTGACATGAGTAATGCAAGAGAAGTTTTTCTTGCAGCATTTAAAGGTGCCAACAAAGATGGAGCACTTGTGGTAGGGTATAATGTTAGGCATAGGGCTTTGAGATGGAGACAATTGAGGGCAACATATTTGCCTATTGGAGAAGGGTTGCTTGTGACAAAAATTGATCTTAATATGAAGAAGGATAATGATATCAGTGTTCAAAGGAATAAGAAGAGTCATTGGGTTGTTCAAGTAGATAGTTGCACTGGAGAGGAACATATATTTAAGGTCACTTCTCCATGTAAGAAAGTAGATATTGAAGTTTAA